The Oscillatoria sp. FACHB-1406 genome includes a window with the following:
- a CDS encoding PEP-CTERM sorting domain-containing protein, whose translation MKKQLTTLVGSSLVIAGSLSLSTTGAKAANLTSSVLEDFSSWNTSGQACDAVGSGMTAYTDCIGAFSTKSTANDVLGDGRGSLFDALGTGVFGGITNWAFGGKQDAGAKTSGATVDYGFQWTENKEGSGIWSLTKAAENLYADVVISLKTATSWSAYYIQKGTALSDFQNLLWNTSGVELAGNKKNGKALSHASIFFANIETKTPVVTKPVVNPTPVVTEPVVNPTPVATEPVVNEPVVNTAPITFISEPMDGVEVPTNPEPVGPVDIPEPSMMLGLGAIGYLMGFYRRKKNKG comes from the coding sequence ATGAAAAAGCAACTCACAACTCTAGTCGGCTCTTCTTTAGTTATTGCTGGTTCGCTCTCTCTCTCCACGACAGGCGCGAAAGCGGCAAATCTCACTTCATCAGTTCTCGAAGACTTCTCCAGTTGGAACACGAGCGGTCAAGCTTGTGATGCAGTTGGTTCGGGAATGACCGCTTACACTGATTGCATTGGTGCATTCTCAACCAAGAGTACCGCTAATGACGTTTTAGGTGATGGTCGGGGTAGCCTGTTCGATGCGCTGGGAACTGGCGTGTTTGGAGGCATTACCAATTGGGCATTTGGCGGCAAGCAAGATGCAGGCGCTAAAACCTCGGGTGCAACAGTCGATTACGGCTTCCAGTGGACGGAAAACAAAGAAGGTTCGGGAATCTGGAGCCTTACTAAAGCGGCTGAGAACCTTTATGCTGATGTCGTGATTAGTTTAAAAACAGCAACCTCTTGGAGTGCTTACTATATTCAAAAAGGTACGGCCCTCAGCGATTTTCAAAATCTGCTCTGGAATACTAGCGGGGTTGAGCTTGCGGGTAATAAAAAGAATGGCAAGGCACTTTCCCACGCTTCCATCTTCTTTGCCAACATCGAAACAAAAACGCCCGTCGTTACCAAACCCGTCGTTAATCCTACGCCCGTCGTTACCGAACCCGTCGTTAATCCCACGCCCGTCGCTACCGAACCCGTTGTTAACGAACCTGTGGTTAACACCGCACCTATTACTTTTATTTCCGAACCGATGGATGGAGTAGAGGTTCCTACGAATCCGGAGCCTGTCGGCCCGGTTGATATCCCCGAACCGAGT